One window from the genome of Bacillus weihaiensis encodes:
- a CDS encoding ABC transporter permease encodes MNKFWIIVGHTYLQKVKTKSFIITTLLTLLILFGISNLPTIIQLFDREEEVKTFAVLDETDQYYDMFSANANMLEMPFEIEKTTLTEEELDEKVLAEEFDGTIILSTDENQFPQATVKTLSITDSQVFAQVEQVLQQTKQELGRVQLGLESEELNQLFTPVVVNKVALEDNAKTEEELNQARGLVYILLFVIYFSVIFYASMIATEVATEKSSRVMEILISSVSPVKQMFAKLIGIGLLSLTQMVIILIFGYASIQSKLDDFNAMTGGMLGFSDIPTTTFIFAGIYFILGYFLFATLAAFLGSLVSRIEDVQQLISPMIFLIVGAFMIAMFGLSSPDTPFITISSYIPFFTPMIMFLRVGLLNIPAWEIALSIAILLASITALAIFGARVYKGGVLIYGKSSSFKDLKKALMLSKDK; translated from the coding sequence ATGAATAAATTTTGGATTATTGTAGGGCATACGTATTTACAGAAGGTTAAAACGAAATCATTTATTATTACTACTCTTTTAACGTTGCTTATTTTATTCGGCATTTCCAATCTTCCTACCATCATTCAACTGTTTGATCGTGAAGAGGAAGTAAAGACATTTGCTGTCCTAGATGAAACAGATCAATATTATGATATGTTCTCAGCGAATGCTAACATGCTTGAAATGCCTTTTGAAATCGAAAAAACGACGTTAACGGAAGAAGAATTAGATGAAAAAGTGTTAGCAGAAGAATTTGATGGCACCATTATTTTATCAACAGATGAGAATCAATTTCCACAGGCAACAGTTAAAACATTGTCAATAACAGATTCTCAAGTATTTGCACAGGTTGAGCAGGTGCTCCAGCAAACAAAGCAGGAGCTTGGAAGAGTTCAACTTGGATTAGAGTCAGAAGAATTGAATCAGCTATTTACACCTGTAGTGGTCAATAAGGTTGCTCTAGAGGATAATGCAAAAACAGAAGAAGAATTAAATCAGGCAAGAGGACTTGTGTATATTTTGTTATTTGTTATTTACTTTAGTGTGATTTTCTATGCGAGTATGATTGCGACAGAGGTTGCGACGGAAAAATCTTCTCGTGTGATGGAAATCTTAATCTCAAGCGTTTCTCCGGTTAAGCAAATGTTTGCGAAGCTGATAGGAATTGGATTGCTGAGTTTAACACAAATGGTAATTATCCTAATTTTTGGTTATGCTTCTATTCAGTCAAAATTAGATGATTTTAATGCGATGACAGGAGGTATGCTAGGATTTAGTGATATACCTACCACTACATTCATCTTTGCAGGGATATATTTTATTTTAGGTTATTTCCTTTTTGCTACGCTAGCTGCATTTTTAGGATCTCTTGTTAGTCGCATTGAAGATGTTCAACAATTGATATCACCAATGATTTTTCTCATCGTAGGTGCCTTTATGATTGCGATGTTTGGTTTGAGTAGTCCTGATACACCATTCATTACAATTAGCTCATATATTCCTTTCTTTACACCAATGATTATGTTCTTACGTGTTGGATTACTAAATATTCCTGCTTGGGAGATCGCGTTATCGATTGCTATCTTACTAGCATCTATTACGGCCTTAGCCATTTTTGGTGCACGAGTATATAAAGGTGGAGTATTAATTTATGGGAAATCTTCGTCGTTCAAAGATTTAAAGAAAGCATTGATGCTATCGAAGGATAAATAA
- a CDS encoding ABC transporter ATP-binding protein yields MSLDIQQVTKRFGTHTAVDQLTIQIPEGEIFGFLGANGAGKTTTFRMILGLLTPSDGKISWNGKRITYDESDLIGYLPEERGLYPKLKVKDQLIYLGRLKGMTKQEVITEMRRWLERFNVTDYENKKVEELSKGNQQKIQFIAAVIHKPRLLILDEPFSGLDPVNVEQLKKAVVDLKEAGTSIVFASHRMEHVEELCQHLCIMHKGKPVVHGSLREIKRSFGKKNIFVQGDFELDYLQDIPGVTKSKKTSDGIELQVEHEDIASTIFQELQNKGFVRKFILEEPSLNDIFIEKVGASYE; encoded by the coding sequence ATGAGTTTAGACATTCAGCAAGTAACAAAACGGTTTGGGACGCACACAGCGGTTGATCAGCTCACCATCCAAATACCTGAAGGAGAAATATTTGGGTTTTTAGGTGCAAATGGAGCTGGTAAAACGACAACTTTCCGTATGATTCTTGGATTACTTACACCATCAGATGGGAAAATCTCATGGAATGGAAAACGAATTACCTATGATGAGAGCGATCTTATAGGCTATTTACCTGAAGAAAGAGGCTTGTATCCGAAATTAAAAGTAAAGGATCAGTTAATTTACTTAGGTAGATTAAAAGGAATGACAAAGCAAGAGGTTATTACGGAAATGAGACGTTGGTTAGAGAGATTTAATGTAACAGACTATGAGAATAAGAAAGTAGAAGAATTATCGAAGGGAAATCAACAAAAGATTCAATTCATAGCAGCTGTTATACATAAGCCGAGGCTACTCATTTTAGATGAGCCTTTTAGTGGTCTTGATCCTGTCAATGTTGAACAACTGAAAAAGGCAGTGGTGGATTTAAAAGAGGCAGGTACATCCATCGTGTTCGCGAGTCACAGAATGGAACATGTTGAGGAATTGTGTCAGCACCTTTGTATTATGCATAAAGGAAAGCCAGTCGTACATGGTTCATTGAGAGAAATCAAACGCTCCTTTGGAAAGAAGAATATTTTTGTACAAGGTGATTTTGAGCTTGATTATCTACAAGATATTCCAGGAGTGACAAAAAGTAAAAAAACTTCTGATGGAATTGAGCTACAAGTGGAACATGAAGATATAGCAAGTACGATTTTTCAAGAATTACAAAACAAAGGCTTTGTCCGTAAGTTCATTCTAGAAGAACCTTCACTAAATGATATCTTTATTGAAAAGGTAGGTGCTTCATATGAATAA
- a CDS encoding enoyl-CoA hydratase, whose protein sequence is MSYQTIEFIQEGNTGILYLNRVDSLNAMDVQMLQELTQVLKELSNSGIQLLFISGRGRAFSAGGDVKTMLSNQDESQFGPVMNTIKELILSLYALPAITVSVINGPAAGLGLSFALASDYVIAEKQAKVAMNFINIGLIPDGGGHFFLKKRLGEQKAKQVIWEGTSMVAEEAKNVGIVDAVYEGDAEEQMALWKYKMEARPLQAMIATKMIYCDQEKSLLEDTLNRETNDQLTMRKTDDHREGVTAFLEKRAPQFTGQ, encoded by the coding sequence ATGAGTTATCAAACGATTGAATTCATTCAAGAAGGGAACACTGGGATTTTATACTTAAACAGAGTTGATTCTTTAAATGCAATGGATGTTCAGATGCTACAGGAGTTAACCCAGGTTTTAAAGGAGCTTTCAAATTCAGGTATTCAGCTCTTATTTATTTCAGGAAGAGGCCGTGCATTTTCAGCAGGTGGCGATGTGAAAACAATGCTCTCAAATCAAGATGAATCACAATTCGGTCCAGTTATGAACACAATCAAAGAGCTGATTCTTTCACTATACGCATTGCCAGCCATTACAGTTAGTGTCATCAATGGCCCGGCAGCAGGATTAGGGTTGAGCTTTGCTCTAGCCTCAGATTATGTTATTGCAGAAAAACAAGCAAAAGTAGCCATGAATTTTATTAATATAGGATTAATACCTGATGGTGGGGGACACTTCTTTCTAAAAAAACGATTAGGAGAACAAAAGGCCAAACAGGTCATTTGGGAAGGAACATCAATGGTGGCAGAAGAAGCAAAGAATGTAGGAATTGTAGATGCCGTCTATGAAGGTGATGCAGAAGAACAAATGGCATTATGGAAGTATAAAATGGAAGCGCGACCATTACAAGCGATGATTGCTACAAAAATGATTTACTGCGACCAAGAGAAATCGCTATTAGAAGATACTCTCAACCGAGAGACAAATGATCAGCTCACGATGAGAAAAACAGATGATCATCGTGAGGGGGTAACGGCCTTTCTAGAAAAGCGTGCCCCACAGTTTACCGGTCAGTAA
- a CDS encoding phosphatidate cytidylyltransferase, protein MNTTIVTLTMIFIVLSSVSFVFLFLKKREPEKDFSHVFLRVKTWWGMLVVFAMATLFNPIVSLLSLMVLCFFALKEYFSMMKTRRADRRLFLWSYLAIPLQFYWIFIGWYGMFIVFIPVYVFLFLPLPRLLGKGTSGFLRSVSSTQWGLMLMVFGLSHLAYYQFATPQYGANLVLFLVVLTQINDMVHYLISLYLGKKKVVPSANPLITWEGFIGALLITTAASYFIYPILTPLDMTFGILSGVLISCTGFFGSLTISVLKRDLLIGDQEKFNILKKSYLNRVDSLTYTSPVFFHVIRYFFDFM, encoded by the coding sequence GTGAATACGACGATTGTTACATTAACGATGATCTTTATCGTCTTAAGTAGTGTGAGCTTCGTTTTCTTATTCCTAAAGAAACGAGAGCCTGAGAAGGATTTTTCACACGTTTTTTTAAGGGTGAAAACCTGGTGGGGAATGCTGGTCGTCTTTGCTATGGCAACGTTATTTAATCCCATTGTATCATTGTTATCTTTAATGGTGCTTTGTTTTTTTGCCTTAAAGGAATATTTTTCTATGATGAAAACAAGAAGAGCAGATCGTCGACTGTTTCTATGGTCTTATTTAGCCATCCCTTTACAATTTTATTGGATTTTCATCGGTTGGTATGGAATGTTTATTGTCTTTATACCTGTTTATGTTTTTTTATTCCTCCCACTGCCAAGGTTATTAGGAAAAGGTACAAGTGGCTTTCTCCGCTCTGTCAGTTCAACCCAATGGGGCTTAATGCTGATGGTATTTGGGTTAAGTCATTTAGCCTATTACCAATTTGCAACACCTCAATACGGAGCAAACCTAGTGTTATTTCTTGTTGTCTTAACACAAATCAATGATATGGTTCATTATCTAATCTCATTGTATTTAGGGAAAAAGAAGGTGGTGCCTTCTGCAAATCCACTGATTACATGGGAGGGCTTTATAGGAGCATTATTGATAACGACTGCAGCTTCCTATTTCATTTATCCGATATTAACGCCGTTGGACATGACATTTGGAATTTTATCAGGAGTATTAATTAGCTGTACTGGATTCTTTGGAAGCTTAACCATTTCTGTATTAAAAAGAGATTTATTGATAGGTGATCAAGAGAAGTTTAATATACTGAAGAAGAGCTACTTAAATCGTGTTGATAGCTTAACGTACACTTCACCGGTTTTCTTTCATGTTATTCGTTATTTCTTTGATTTTATGTAA
- a CDS encoding YhzD family protein produces MTIYYLTVFEKNGEKLLDESFEAQNESEAKEIGQQKLEEKQYTEKTYRCTSSAGKLVLFGR; encoded by the coding sequence ATGACAATTTACTATTTAACAGTATTTGAAAAAAATGGAGAAAAACTGTTAGACGAAAGCTTCGAAGCTCAAAATGAGTCAGAAGCAAAGGAAATCGGTCAACAAAAGCTTGAAGAAAAACAATACACAGAAAAAACGTATCGTTGTACGTCCTCTGCAGGTAAACTTGTTTTATTTGGAAGATAG
- a CDS encoding Cof-type HAD-IIB family hydrolase: MTQYKLLALNVDGTLLRSNGRIQSSTKEAIEYVKDKGIYVTLVTNRHFQSAKKVAKALKLDSYLITHGGAFISENLDHPIFEKRLSEDMTFNLVQVLESYKCNIRLTHERYSIGNRKRIASNLLSKSILNTSDSMFYPVQFVDSLGDTLRDEPVSATKIDVFFSNEVDKEEAQNVIQEAFQDVDVKEAQPNKLEIVQKGLSKEYGLRVLANHLSIPMGETVVIGDSIDDIGMISSSGLGVAMWNAPFEVKQAADWITRSNNHEGVGYMVKEHFRKQQREEFLRKIKIDR; encoded by the coding sequence GTGACTCAATACAAACTACTAGCACTTAATGTAGATGGTACTTTGCTTCGTTCTAATGGGCGTATACAGTCGTCTACGAAGGAAGCAATCGAATATGTGAAGGATAAGGGGATTTACGTTACACTTGTAACAAACCGTCATTTTCAGTCTGCAAAGAAAGTGGCAAAAGCACTTAAACTGGACTCATACCTTATTACACATGGTGGAGCATTTATTTCTGAGAATTTAGATCATCCTATATTCGAAAAACGCCTTTCAGAAGATATGACATTTAATCTGGTGCAAGTACTTGAAAGCTATAAATGTAATATTCGATTAACACATGAACGCTACTCAATAGGCAATAGAAAACGTATTGCTTCCAATTTACTTAGTAAATCAATATTAAATACATCGGACTCTATGTTCTACCCTGTGCAATTTGTGGATTCTTTAGGTGACACGTTACGAGATGAACCGGTCTCAGCAACAAAAATAGACGTATTCTTCTCCAATGAGGTGGATAAAGAAGAGGCGCAAAACGTGATACAAGAGGCATTCCAAGATGTTGATGTGAAAGAAGCACAACCTAATAAGCTTGAGATTGTGCAAAAGGGTCTATCAAAAGAATATGGATTAAGAGTATTGGCGAACCATTTATCCATTCCAATGGGGGAAACTGTTGTGATTGGTGATTCTATAGATGATATTGGAATGATTTCATCCTCTGGTTTGGGGGTTGCTATGTGGAATGCTCCATTTGAAGTAAAACAGGCAGCCGATTGGATTACCCGTTCGAATAATCATGAGGGTGTTGGTTATATGGTGAAAGAACACTTTCGTAAACAACAAAGAGAAGAATTCCTTCGTAAAATTAAAATTGACCGATAG
- a CDS encoding coproporphyrinogen III oxidase, translated as MRIYIKGIEDERFYRPLTLIGNLFFEETELCFTKGDTPLEAEFFIEEENGMISIAGTLQTEAGQQFHAKKQKQLPEELEGKEHLRQVKNTLSYVYLTLLQEYTGIIQKWGILTGIRPTKLYHKKRQEGMSEEAIHRMFKEEYLLSEEKIQLMKQIVQRQLEVIPDLDHLSNEVSIYVGIPFCPTKCAYCTFPAYAINGRQGSVTSFLGGLHYEMREIGRWLKEKGIKITTVYYGGGTPTSITAEEMDMLYEEMVESFPDVKNIREITVEAGRPDTITKEKLEVLNKYKIDRISINPQSYIQSTLKAIGRHHTVEETIEKFHLARSMGMNNINMDLIIGLPGEGVEEFDYTLAESAKLMPESITVHTLSFKRASEMTKNKHKYKVASREEIGTMMDHAVDWTNEHGYAPYYLYRQKNILGNLENVGYAQKGQDSIYNIMIMEEQQTIIGIGCGAASKFVHPETRKITQFANPKDPKSYNDHFEHYTTEKINIMEELFN; from the coding sequence ATGAGAATTTATATAAAAGGAATTGAAGATGAACGTTTTTATCGTCCATTAACATTAATAGGAAATTTGTTTTTTGAAGAAACAGAACTCTGCTTTACAAAAGGTGATACACCCCTTGAAGCAGAGTTTTTCATTGAAGAAGAAAATGGCATGATTTCGATAGCCGGAACATTACAAACAGAGGCAGGACAACAGTTCCATGCTAAAAAACAAAAGCAGCTACCCGAAGAGCTTGAAGGGAAAGAGCACTTAAGACAGGTGAAAAACACTCTATCCTACGTGTATTTAACGCTTCTTCAAGAGTATACAGGCATCATTCAAAAATGGGGAATACTAACGGGAATTCGCCCGACGAAACTCTACCACAAAAAACGTCAAGAAGGGATGAGCGAAGAAGCCATCCATCGTATGTTTAAAGAAGAATATCTGCTTTCAGAAGAGAAAATTCAATTAATGAAGCAAATTGTACAAAGGCAGCTTGAAGTAATCCCAGACCTCGATCATCTATCCAATGAAGTAAGTATTTACGTTGGTATTCCATTCTGCCCAACCAAATGTGCGTACTGTACATTTCCAGCTTATGCAATAAACGGTCGTCAGGGCTCTGTTACGTCCTTCTTAGGAGGGCTTCATTATGAAATGCGTGAGATTGGAAGATGGTTAAAGGAAAAAGGCATTAAGATTACTACCGTTTATTATGGTGGCGGTACCCCAACAAGTATTACCGCTGAAGAAATGGACATGCTCTATGAAGAAATGGTGGAGTCATTTCCTGATGTAAAGAATATTAGAGAAATTACAGTAGAAGCCGGGCGACCGGATACTATTACGAAAGAAAAGCTCGAGGTACTAAACAAATACAAAATTGATCGAATTAGCATTAATCCACAGTCTTATATTCAAAGTACATTAAAGGCGATTGGTCGACATCATACAGTAGAAGAAACGATTGAAAAGTTCCATTTAGCAAGAAGTATGGGGATGAACAATATTAATATGGACCTTATTATTGGCTTACCTGGAGAGGGCGTTGAAGAATTTGATTACACATTAGCTGAATCAGCTAAGCTTATGCCTGAATCTATAACGGTTCATACGTTATCCTTTAAGCGTGCTTCTGAAATGACAAAAAACAAACACAAATATAAAGTAGCAAGTCGTGAGGAAATAGGAACCATGATGGACCACGCGGTAGACTGGACCAATGAACATGGATATGCCCCTTATTACTTATATCGCCAGAAAAACATTTTAGGTAACTTAGAAAATGTGGGCTATGCTCAAAAGGGCCAAGATAGTATCTATAACATCATGATTATGGAAGAGCAACAAACCATTATTGGCATTGGTTGTGGTGCAGCAAGTAAATTTGTTCACCCTGAAACTCGCAAAATTACACAATTTGCAAACCCGAAGGATCCAAAATCCTATAATGATCATTTTGAACACTATACAACTGAAAAAATTAACATTATGGAAGAATTATTTAACTAA
- a CDS encoding metallophosphoesterase family protein, whose product MQKLTFIHAADLHLDSPFKGLKHMPHHMFDRMKDSTFRAFTRLSTYAITKKVDFVLISGDLYDDEDRSLKAQLKLKREFERLFEAGIDVFIIHGNHDHTSGNWLDLVWPSNVHIFSDKDVERKIFYRNEEATAFIYGKSYPTRSVVENITRQFVKEDNKSVYHIGMLHGSIEGNHDHDVYCPFTIQELLSKQFDYWALGHIHKRQFLHDQYPLIVYSGNIQGRHRKEEGEKGFYHVELTRDDTKTIFIPTQDILWESTEVVLHERDTMQDVLKRCESRIRDIRRYDTPVCLTITITGVSSLATSLQSREVVEDLMDALNEQEISEEAFVWVAKIKNEVVLPFTQNPTIDAFLKDIHKTAEEIPIFQHVLEPLAKHPMYRKYMEEYTKEDQKALIEQAEKLLQMELMIHSKEGK is encoded by the coding sequence ATGCAAAAACTAACATTTATTCATGCAGCTGATCTGCATTTAGATAGCCCTTTTAAGGGGCTCAAGCATATGCCTCATCATATGTTCGACAGAATGAAGGATAGTACATTTCGTGCTTTTACGAGATTAAGTACATATGCTATCACGAAAAAGGTAGATTTTGTGTTGATATCAGGAGACTTATATGATGATGAAGATAGAAGCTTAAAAGCTCAATTAAAGCTAAAGCGAGAGTTTGAACGATTATTTGAAGCAGGAATAGATGTGTTTATTATTCATGGAAATCATGATCATACCAGTGGGAACTGGCTAGATCTTGTATGGCCAAGCAATGTTCATATCTTTTCTGACAAAGATGTCGAAAGAAAAATCTTTTACCGGAACGAGGAAGCAACTGCATTCATTTATGGAAAAAGCTATCCAACTAGATCGGTTGTTGAAAATATCACTAGACAATTTGTTAAAGAGGACAATAAATCTGTTTATCATATTGGGATGCTTCATGGGTCTATTGAAGGGAATCATGATCATGATGTTTATTGTCCTTTTACCATACAGGAGCTTCTAAGTAAGCAATTTGATTATTGGGCACTCGGACATATTCACAAGCGGCAATTTCTACATGATCAGTATCCTCTCATTGTGTATTCTGGGAATATACAAGGGAGACATCGTAAGGAGGAGGGAGAAAAGGGGTTTTATCACGTAGAACTTACGCGCGATGATACAAAAACAATCTTTATTCCGACTCAGGATATTTTATGGGAAAGTACAGAGGTTGTTTTACATGAGAGAGATACAATGCAGGATGTGTTAAAAAGGTGTGAAAGCCGCATCAGAGACATCCGAAGATATGATACCCCCGTCTGTTTAACCATCACGATCACAGGCGTCTCATCTCTTGCAACAAGCTTGCAGTCGAGAGAGGTTGTAGAAGATTTAATGGATGCACTTAATGAACAAGAAATCTCTGAAGAAGCGTTTGTATGGGTTGCCAAGATAAAAAATGAAGTGGTACTACCTTTTACACAAAACCCTACTATAGATGCGTTTTTAAAAGATATACATAAAACAGCTGAGGAAATCCCTATTTTCCAACATGTTTTAGAACCATTAGCGAAGCACCCAATGTATAGAAAATATATGGAAGAATATACAAAGGAAGATCAGAAAGCGTTAATAGAACAAGCAGAAAAGCTACTTCAAATGGAATTAATGATTCATAGTAAGGAAGGAAAGTGA